GAGGTGATAAGGCTGGGGACGATGAATATCCCCTTGCGTATGGCCCCGAAGGGCGCAAGCCGCCCCTCGCCGCCGTTACCGGCGGGAGGTTGCGAAGACGCGCCGCCGCTCTCTGGTTCCATGGTCATTTCGCCGCGGCTCCGAATCTGGCCATCACGGTCTCCCCTCCGGCCACCTTGTCGCCGATTTTGCTGATAATTTCAGTCCCGGCCGGCACGATAAGGTCCACCCGCGACCCGAACCGGATAAGGCCGAACCGCTCCCCTTTTTCAAGGCTCTGCCCGACCGTGGCCCAGTTGACTATCCTTCGCGCGATAAGCCCGGCGATCTGCTTTACGGATATTACCCCGCCAGCGGTCTGGATCACCATAAGCTCCTGCTCGTTGTCCAAACTGGCCTTATGGTCCCACGCGGCCATGAATTTCCCCTTGTTGTAAAACTTGCGCAGCACCTTGCCCGCCGCCGGGGTCCGCTGGACGTGCACGTTGAACACCGAAAGGAAAATGGAGACGCACACGGAGCCCTCCGGATGGTCCGGGCTCTGGTACGCCGTGTCTATCTGCACCACGACGCCGTCCGCCGGGGACACGATAAGGTCTTCCCCCACCGGCGCCACTCTTTCCGGGTCCCGGAAAAAGTATGTGACGAACAATAACAGGACAAGCGCCACCCAGCCAGCCTTGCCCCATCCCAAAAGGAACAGGACAAGGGTGGCCAGCGCAAGCGGGACTATGAACATCAACCCTTCGGATGCGACCGGAAGCTTCATCACGCCGTCAGTCCACAATTTTCTTGCCAAGCCACGGCATCATCGAGCGCAGCTTGTCGCCGACGATCTCGATGGGATGCTCCGCGTCGCTTCGCAAAACGGCGTTATACACCGGCCTGTTGGCCTGGTTTTCCAGCACCCATTCCCGGGCGAACTGGCCGCTCTGTATCTCGTGGAGTATGTCGGCCATCTCGTCGCGGGTGTCACCGGTGATGACCCTGCGGCCCCGGGTGATGTCGCCATACTTCGCCGTGTCGGATATGGAATAGCGCATGTTGGCTATGCCCCCTTCGTGGATCAGGTCCACGATGAGCTTCAGCTCGTGGAGGCACTCGAAATAGGCCACTTCCGGCTGGTACCCGGCTTCCACCAGCGTGTCAAACCCCGCCCGGATAAGCTCGGAGACGCCGCCGCAAAGGACAGCCTGCTCGCCGAAAAGGTCCGTTTCCGTCTCTTCCTTGAATGTTGTCTCGATGACCCCGCCGCGGGTTCCGCCGATCCCCTTGGCGTATGCCAGGGCTATCTCCTTGGCTTTGCCGGTGGCGTTCTTCTCCACGGCAACAAGACAGGGGACGCCGCCCCCTTCTTTGTAAACACGCCGCACCAGGTGACCCGGGCCCTTGGGGGCGATCATGAACACGTCCGCGTCCCCCGGCGGCACAATCTGGCCGAAATGGATGTTAAACCCGTGGGCAAACGCTATGGCCGCCCCTTTTTTCATGTTCGGCCGCACGTCCCCTTCGAATATGGCCCTCTGCGACGTGTCCGGCGCCAGGATCATGATGATATCGGCCTCCTTGGCAGCTTCCGCCGGAGTGGCCACTTTCAGGCCCTCTTTCTGGGCGTGCTGAATGAATCTGCTCCCCGGGCGCAGGCCGACAACGACGCTGATCCCGGAGTCGCGCAAATTAAGAGCGTGGGCGTGCCCCTGGCTGCCAAAACCGATCACCGCCACGGTCTTCCCCGCCAGGTGTTTTAAATCCGCGTCCTTGTCGTAATAGATAGTCGCCATGATTCCTTCCGATTCTCCCGTGTGAGTTGCCTGAAAATTAAAAAATTACCCTTGTGATTTCTTGGCGCGGGGCAAGGCCACCTTGCCGCTTCGCGCCATTTCGACGATCCCCAGGGGCCGTATCATCTCTATGAAAGCATTCACCTTGCTTTCAGTGCCAGTCACCTCTATGGTGTATGTCTTCGTGGACACGTCCACAACCTTCCCCCGGAAAATCTCCGACATGCGGAGTATCTCCGCCCGGTTGTCCGGCTCCGCGTTCACCTTGAGCAACGCTATCTCGCGGACGACATATTCCTCCTCGTCCGTGAAGTCCATCACCTTGATCACGTCTATGAGCTTGTTGAGCTGCTTTGTGATCTGCTCCACGATCTTGTCGTCCCCCCGGGTGACGATGGTCATGCGCGAGGTGGTGGAGTCCAGCGTGGGGGCCACCGAAAGCGACTCGATATTAAAGCCCCTTCCCGAGAAAAGCCCCGACACGCGTGAAAGCACGCCGAATTTGTTCTCCACCAGCACCGATATTGTGTGTTTCATGACAACCTACGCCAAAAGCATCTTGTTGATCGCCTCGCCGGCCGGCACCATCGGGTACACGTTCTCCTCCCGGTCCACCACGCAGTCTATTATCGCCGGTTTGCGAAGCCGGATCGCCTCTTCAATGGCCGGTCCCACATCCTCCGGCTTTTCCACCCTTTTGCCGAAGGCGCCATACGCTTCCGCCAGCTTCACGAAGTCCGGCTGGCACTCCATGCAGGTGTAGGCATAGCGTCCGCCGTAGAAAAGCTCCTGCCACTGGCGCACCATGCCCAGGAATCCGTTGTTCAATATCACTATTATCACCGGCAGCCTGCTTTGCGCCGCCGTGGCCAGTTCCTGGATGTTCATCTGGATGGAGCCGTCACCGGCGATGTCCACCACGACCTTGTCCGGAAACGCCGCCTGCGCTCCAAGGGCCGCCGGGAACCCGAAGCCCATGGTGCCAAGCCCGCCGGAGGTCAGGAACGTCCGGGGCTTGCGCAGCTTCAGGTATTGCGCCGCCCACATCTGGTTCTGCCCCACCTCGGTGGCGTATATCGCCTCGCCGTTGGTCACCCGGTCTATCTCCTCGATGACAAACTGGGGCTTTATCAAGCTCGTCTTGTGGACATAGGCCATAGTCTCCATGTCTTTCTTCCTCCACTCCTCTATCTGGTGGAGCCACTCCTTGTGCTTTGCCTTCCAGTTCACGTCGAGCTTTGCGATCACGCCGTTGAGTTTTTTCATCACGTCATGCAGGTCCCCCACCACGGGTATGTCGCTCATCACGTTCTTTGAAATGGCCGCGGGGTCTATGTCCACATGGGCCACTGTGGCGTTGGGGGCGAAGGCGGAAAGCTTGCCGGTCACCCGGTCGTCAAACCTGGCGCCAAGGGCCACCACAAGGTCGGCGTGGGTCATGGCCATGTTGGCCCTGTATGTGCCGTGCATCCCCAGCATTCCAAGCGAAAGCTCGTGGGTGGCGTCAAAACTTCCAAGCCCCATGAGCGTCTGCGTCACCGGCGAATGGGTGTGATGGGCCAGTTTGGCCAGTTCGCCGGCCGAATTGGCGGTTATCATGCCCCCCCCCACGTACAGCACGGGGCATTTGGCCTGGGCCATGGCGTCCGCCAGCTTTTCTATCTGTTTTATATGCCCTTCCACATTCGGCTTGTACGAGCGAATCTCCACCTTTTCCGGGAACTCGAATTTCGCCGTGTTGGTCACCACATCCTTGGGCAGGTCCACCACCACAGGGCCAGGCTTGCCGGTGGAGGCTATATAGAACGCCTCGGCGATGGTCCGCGCCACGTCTTTGGCCTCCCGCACAAGATAGCTGTGTTTCACGCAGGGGCGGGTGATGCCTATGATGTCCGCCTCCTGGAACGCGTCGTTGCCGATAAGGCTTGTGGGCACCTGGCCTGTGAACACCACCAGCGGTATGGAGTCCATATACGCCGTGGCGATGCCGGTCACCGCGTTGGTGGCGCCGGGGCCGGAGGTGACCAGAGCCACCCCCACTTTGCCCGTTGCACGGGCGTATCCATCCGCCATATGCACCGCCCCCTGCTCGTGCCGGGACAGTATGTGACGCAGTTTCGGGTTCTTGAAAAGCTCGTCGTAAATAGGGAGCACAACCCCCCCCGGGTAGCCGAAAATCACGTCTACCTTGAGCTTTAACAGCGATTTTACAAATATCTCGGCGCCTGTAATCTGCATCTTTAAATCCTTGTCATGGCGCTTGTTAAGCGCGAAAGTTTGATGATATAGTATGCGGCAAAACGAGTCAAACATTACCATTTCAAGCATATGCCAAAGAAAGTCCGTCAAATAGGCGTTTTGTCGTCCGAAGAGCTGCTCGAACTTGTCGACGAGGGGAGGATTATCAACGCGGACGACCTGGATCCCCGCTCGTTAAAAAGGCGGATCCAGCCAGCTTCCATAGACCTTACATTGGGGACGGTGGCGTTCCGGCTGCAGGCCAGCTTCCTGCCGCAGCCGGACAACAGCGTGGAAGCCAGGATGGAAGACCTGGTGATGTACAAGCTGGACCTGATGCAGGGGGCGATCCTGGAAAAAGGAGCCGTTTACCTCATCCCGCTCAACGAGGCGCTGCGCCTTCCCGAGAATATCCGGGGAAAGACTAATCCGAAAAGCTCCACTGGCAGGCTGGACATATTCACAAGGGTGATAACGGACCATTGCACCCGGTTCGAGGAGGTCACCGCCGGATACAGCGGGAAACTGTACATTGAGGTCGTCCCCAGGTCTTTCACCATCCGGGTGAAGACCGGGCAGAGGCTAAACCAGCTCAGGCTGTTCCGGGTTCCCACCGTGGACGAGAACGTGCGCCACGCCGAATTTTTCGAGGCGCCGGGGCCCCATCACTACATCGGCGGGCCGGAGCTTGTGGACCTGTACAAACGCAAGAAACTCCTTATAGGGGAGGACGGGGAGTTCATCGGCGCCGCCCGCAAACATATAAGCGGGGAGGGGCTTTTGATGAGCGTGGACCTGTCGCCATCGGCGTCCAACGGCGGCCCTGTCGGTTTCAAGGCGAAGAAGAACAGCCACGTGGTGGACCTGGAGAAGATCGGCCACTACAAGGCGGCGGATTTCTGGGAGCAGATACACAATCCCAAGAACGGCAGGCTGATTTTAGAGCCGGAGGAGTTCTATATATTTGCCTCCAAGGAGAGGATACGCGTTCCTCTGTCGTGCGCGGCGGAGATGGTGGAGTTCGACTCCGGATCAGGAGAGCTTCGCACCCATTACGCCGGCTTTTTCGATCCCGGCTTCGGCTTCGGCAAGGAAGGGGAGGTGAAGGGGACCAAGGCTGTGCTGGAGGTGCGCCCCCACGACGTGCCGTTCATCATCGAGGACGGGCAGATACTGTTCAAGATGAAGTATGAGCGGATGGCCGAGCGGCCCGGCATATGGTACGGCTCGGAGATCGGCTCGAACTATCACGACCAGACGCTGCGGTTGTCCAAGCAGTTCCACAAGTAAGAGAACGCCACGGCGGGGAACCGGCGTAAACGGATTATTGTCAGGAATATTTGGCGATTTCCTTTACCAGGCCGGGGTGACGCTCGGCGATTTTGAGCAATTTGCGCATCGCCGCGCCCGGCTTGGCGGCCCCCCGCTCGTACCGTGAGAATGCGTTGGCCCCTCCACC
This window of the Nitrospinota bacterium genome carries:
- a CDS encoding phosphatidylserine decarboxylase family protein codes for the protein MKLPVASEGLMFIVPLALATLVLFLLGWGKAGWVALVLLLFVTYFFRDPERVAPVGEDLIVSPADGVVVQIDTAYQSPDHPEGSVCVSIFLSVFNVHVQRTPAAGKVLRKFYNKGKFMAAWDHKASLDNEQELMVIQTAGGVISVKQIAGLIARRIVNWATVGQSLEKGERFGLIRFGSRVDLIVPAGTEIISKIGDKVAGGETVMARFGAAAK
- the ilvC gene encoding ketol-acid reductoisomerase; the protein is MATIYYDKDADLKHLAGKTVAVIGFGSQGHAHALNLRDSGISVVVGLRPGSRFIQHAQKEGLKVATPAEAAKEADIIMILAPDTSQRAIFEGDVRPNMKKGAAIAFAHGFNIHFGQIVPPGDADVFMIAPKGPGHLVRRVYKEGGGVPCLVAVEKNATGKAKEIALAYAKGIGGTRGGVIETTFKEETETDLFGEQAVLCGGVSELIRAGFDTLVEAGYQPEVAYFECLHELKLIVDLIHEGGIANMRYSISDTAKYGDITRGRRVITGDTRDEMADILHEIQSGQFAREWVLENQANRPVYNAVLRSDAEHPIEIVGDKLRSMMPWLGKKIVD
- the ilvN gene encoding acetolactate synthase small subunit encodes the protein MKHTISVLVENKFGVLSRVSGLFSGRGFNIESLSVAPTLDSTTSRMTIVTRGDDKIVEQITKQLNKLIDVIKVMDFTDEEEYVVREIALLKVNAEPDNRAEILRMSEIFRGKVVDVSTKTYTIEVTGTESKVNAFIEMIRPLGIVEMARSGKVALPRAKKSQG
- the ilvB gene encoding biosynthetic-type acetolactate synthase large subunit, whose amino-acid sequence is MQITGAEIFVKSLLKLKVDVIFGYPGGVVLPIYDELFKNPKLRHILSRHEQGAVHMADGYARATGKVGVALVTSGPGATNAVTGIATAYMDSIPLVVFTGQVPTSLIGNDAFQEADIIGITRPCVKHSYLVREAKDVARTIAEAFYIASTGKPGPVVVDLPKDVVTNTAKFEFPEKVEIRSYKPNVEGHIKQIEKLADAMAQAKCPVLYVGGGMITANSAGELAKLAHHTHSPVTQTLMGLGSFDATHELSLGMLGMHGTYRANMAMTHADLVVALGARFDDRVTGKLSAFAPNATVAHVDIDPAAISKNVMSDIPVVGDLHDVMKKLNGVIAKLDVNWKAKHKEWLHQIEEWRKKDMETMAYVHKTSLIKPQFVIEEIDRVTNGEAIYATEVGQNQMWAAQYLKLRKPRTFLTSGGLGTMGFGFPAALGAQAAFPDKVVVDIAGDGSIQMNIQELATAAQSRLPVIIVILNNGFLGMVRQWQELFYGGRYAYTCMECQPDFVKLAEAYGAFGKRVEKPEDVGPAIEEAIRLRKPAIIDCVVDREENVYPMVPAGEAINKMLLA
- a CDS encoding 2'-deoxycytidine 5'-triphosphate deaminase — protein: MPKKVRQIGVLSSEELLELVDEGRIINADDLDPRSLKRRIQPASIDLTLGTVAFRLQASFLPQPDNSVEARMEDLVMYKLDLMQGAILEKGAVYLIPLNEALRLPENIRGKTNPKSSTGRLDIFTRVITDHCTRFEEVTAGYSGKLYIEVVPRSFTIRVKTGQRLNQLRLFRVPTVDENVRHAEFFEAPGPHHYIGGPELVDLYKRKKLLIGEDGEFIGAARKHISGEGLLMSVDLSPSASNGGPVGFKAKKNSHVVDLEKIGHYKAADFWEQIHNPKNGRLILEPEEFYIFASKERIRVPLSCAAEMVEFDSGSGELRTHYAGFFDPGFGFGKEGEVKGTKAVLEVRPHDVPFIIEDGQILFKMKYERMAERPGIWYGSEIGSNYHDQTLRLSKQFHK